A single window of Corvus hawaiiensis isolate bCorHaw1 chromosome 22, bCorHaw1.pri.cur, whole genome shotgun sequence DNA harbors:
- the LOC125336914 gene encoding translation initiation factor IF-2-like: MAGGRPGKGREERREEPGRSPRNGQEEPREGPGGAPEEPGNGRGETREEPREWAGEPREEPREEPQEWPGGAPGMAGGRPGRNPGRSPGNGREEPRRVAGRIPGRSPGGAPEGSRAQPRRSSRRSPGGAPEGCRRSPGGAPEGSRAQPRRSSGGAPGGFPGAAPEELPEGAPEELPEELPEEPRRSPGGSPGGFPGAAPEELPEEPRRSPGGAPESCRAQPRRSSRRSPGGAPGGFPGAAPEELPEEPRRSPGGLPGAAPEELPEEPRRSSRRVPGRSPGGAPGGAPEEPRRVARRSPGGAPEGSRAQPRRSSRRSPGGAPEGSRAQPRRVPGRSPAPSRSSSPVHGHGLIHSFFYPFIYFISRLHF, encoded by the coding sequence ATGGCCGGGGGGAGACCCGGGAAGGGCCGGGAGGAGCGCCGGGAGGAGCCCGGGAGGAGCCCCAGGAATGGCCAGGAGGAACCCCGGGAAGGGCCGGGAGGAGCCCCGGAGGAGCCCGGGAATGGCCGGGGGGAGACCCGGGAGGAACCCCGGGAATGGGCGGGAGAGCCCCGGGAGGAGCCCCGGGAGGAGCCCCAGGAATGGCCAGGAGGAGCCCCGGGAATGGCCGGGGGGAGACCCGGGAGGAACCCCGGGAGGAGCCCCGGGAATGGCCGGGAGGAGCCCCGGAGGGTTGCCGGGCGCATCCCCGGGAGGAGCCCCGGAGGAGCCCCGGAGGGTTCCCGGGCGCAGCCCCGGAGGAGCTCCCGGAGGAGCCCCGGAGGAGCCCCGGAGGGTTGCCGGCGCAGCCCCGGAGGAGCCCCGGAGGGTTCCCGGGCGCAGCCCCGGAGGAGCTCCGGAGGAGCTCCCGGAGGGTTCCCGGGCGCAGCCCCGGAGGAGCTCCCGGAGGGAGCCCCGGAGGAGCTCCCGGAGGAGCTCCCGGAGGAGCCCCGGAGGAGCCCCGGAGGAAGCCCCGGAGGGTTCCCGGGCGCAGCCCCGGAGGAGCTCCCGGAGGAGCCCCGGAGGAGCCCCGGAGGAGCCCCGGAGAGTTGCCGGGCGCAGCCCCGGAGGAGCTCCCGGAGGAGCCCCGGAGGAGCTCCCGGAGGGTTCCCGGGCGCAGCCCCGGAGGAGCTCCCGGAGGAGCCCCGGAGGAGCCCCGGAGGGTTGCCGGGCGCAGCCCCGGAGGAGCTCCCGGAGGAGCCCCGGAGGAGCTCCCGGAGGGTTCCCGGGCGCAGCCCCGGAGGAGCTCCCGGAGGAGCCCCGGAGGAGCCCCGGAGGGTTGCCAGGCGCAGCCCCGGAGGAGCCCCGGAGGGTTCCCGGGCGCAGCCCCGGAGGAGCTCCCGGAGGAGCCCCGGAGGAGCCCCAGAGGGTTCCCGGGCGCAGCCCCGGAGGGTTCCCGGGCGCAGCCCCGCTCCCTCGCGCAGTTCCTCTCCCGTTCATGGTCATGGTctcattcattcattcttttatccatttatttattttatttcccgGTTACACTTCTaa
- the LOC125336975 gene encoding LOW QUALITY PROTEIN: protein-arginine deiminase type-3-like (The sequence of the model RefSeq protein was modified relative to this genomic sequence to represent the inferred CDS: inserted 1 base in 1 codon; deleted 6 bases in 5 codons) yields the protein MAQQRRVQLSTQRPTSTVCVLGTELSLDVCGSAPKGAVSFQAQGTPGVRLWVVHDSQSVKLPSSVSRWPLAPGPELLLAMDSLSKDVGDEKVRISYFREAGAVPVGRALLYLTCVEVSLDADVNRSGAVSRTLLDKTTWTWGPEGHGAVLLVNCDRDDPGAEGLDSQDSAVRSYDDLKDMSQLLLRTRGPHPIFAGHRLLLHVDFGDADKVGVFYGGSSAALGEFRHVLGGPKLAYSVRPGRHQHESVFYVEGLAFPDVGFSGLVSFHATLLESPDKGLAETPIFTDTVVLRVAPWIMTPNTAAPLEVFVCGVDDNEGFVAAVAALAEEAQCPLTVCPPPQNRQDRWIQDELEFGYVQAPHKTFPVVFDSPRDRGLKDFPVRSILGPDFGYVARQAPEGASSLDSFGNLEVSPPVTVRGKEYPLGRILIGSSFPRLGGRRMAKAVRDFLVAQKVQAPVELFSDWLQVGHVDEFLTFVPAPDRKGFRLLLASPSACYQLLREKQEEGFGEAAMFQGLEKVPKPTINEILANEGLRRFNNYAQSCISWNRDILKRALGLAEPDILDIPQLFQGDVASGAEAFFPDMVNMLVLGRHLGIPKPFGPAVGGRCCLEQRVRELLEPXGLSCTFIDDFFSYHVLAGDVHCGTNVRRKPFAFKWWHVVP from the exons ATGGCCCAGCAGCGCCGTGTCCAGCTGTCCACGCAGCGCCCCACCAGCACCGTGTGCGTGCTGGGCACCGAGCTGTCGCTGGACGTGTGCGG CTCCGCTCCCAAGGGTGCCGTGTCCTTCCAAGCCCAGGGCACGCCGGGGGTGCGGCTCTGGGTGGTTCACGACTCCCAGAGCGTGAAGTTGCCCTCGAGCGTCAGTCGCTGGCCCCTGGCGCCCGGCCccgagctgctgctggccatgGACAGCCTCAGCAAGGACGTGGGCGACGAGAAG GTCAGGATCTCGTATTTCAGGGAGGCGGGCGCGGTGCCCGTGGGCAGGGCCTTGCTGTACCTCACCTGCGTGG AGGTGTCGCTGGACGCCGACGTCAACCGCAGCGGGGCCGTGAGCAGGACGCTGCTGGACAAG ACCACCTGGACGTGGGGTCCCGAGGGACACGGGGCCGTCCTGCTGGTCAACTGCGACCGCGACGACCCCGGCGCCGAGGGCCTGGACAGCCAGGACAGCGCCGTGCGCTCCTACGACG ACCTGAAGGACATGTCGCAGCTGCTGCTGCGCACCCGCGGGCCCCACCCCATCTTCGCCGGGCACCGCCTGCTGCTCCACGTGGATTTCGGCGACGCCGACAAAGTCGGGGTTTTCTACGGCGGCA GCAGCGCGGCGCTGGGCGAGTTCCGCCACGTGCTGGGTGGCCCCAAGCTCGCCTACAGCGTGCGCCCGGGCCGGCACCAGCACGAGAGCGTCTTCTACGTGGAGGGCTTGGCCTTCCCCGACGTCGGCTTCTCGGGCCTCGTGTCCTTC CACGCCACGCTGCTCGAGAGCCCCGACAAG GGCCTCGCGGAGACGCCGATCTTCACGGACACCGTGGTGCTCCGCGTGGCGCCCTGGATCATGACGCCCAACACG GCAGCGCCGCTGGAGGTCTTCGTGTGCGG TGTGGATGACAACGAGGGCTTCGTGGCGGCCGTGGCCGCGCTGGCCGAG GAGGCGCAGTGCCCGCTGACCGTGTGCCCGCCGCCGCAGAACCGCCAGGACCGCTGGATCCAG GACGAGCTGGAGTTCGGCTACGTCCAGGCC CCCCACAAGACCTTCCCCGTGGTCTTCGACTCGCCCCGTGACCGCGGCCTGAAGGATTTTCCCGTCAGGAGCATCCTG GGCCCGGATTTCGGCTACGTGGCCCGGCAGGCTCCGGAGGGTGCTTCCAGCCTGGATTCCTTCGGGAATCTGGAGGTGAGCCCGCCCGTGACGGTGCGGGGCAAGGAGTACCCGCTGGGGCGCATCCTGATCGGCAGCAGCTTCCCCAG GCTCGGCGGCCGCAGGATGGCCAAGGCCGTGCGGGATTTCCTGGTGGCGCAGAAGGTGCAGGCGCCCGTGGAGCTCTTCTCGGACTGGCTCCAGGTCGGGCACGTGGACGAGTTCCTGACCTTTGTCCCCGCGCCCGATCGGAAG GGATTCCggctgctcctggccagccCCAGCGCCTGCTACCAGCTCCtcagggagaagcaggaggaggggtTCGGCGAGGCCGCGATGTTCCAGG GGCTGGAGAAGGTGCCCAAGCCGACCATAAACGAGATCCTGGCTAACGAGGGGCTGCGCAGGTTCAATAATTACGCCCAG AGCTGCATCAGCTGGAACCGGGACATCCTGAAGCGCGCGCTGGGCCTGGCCGAGCCGGACATCCTGGACATCCCGCAGCTCTTCCAGGGCGACGTCGCCTCCGGGGCCGAGGCCTTTTTCCCGGACATG GTGAACATGCTGGTGCTGGGCCGCCACCTGGGCATC CCCAAGCCCTTCGGGCCGGCGGTGGGCGGGCGGTGCTGCCTGGAGCAGCGCGtgcgggagctgctggagc tggGCCTCTCCTGCACCTTCATCGACGACTTCTTCTCCTACCACGTGCTGGCGGGGGACGTTCACTGCGGCACCAACGTGCGCCGCAAGCCCTTCGCCTTCAAGTGGTGGCACGTGGTGCCCTGA